Proteins encoded within one genomic window of Pararhizobium capsulatum DSM 1112:
- a CDS encoding pyruvate dehydrogenase complex dihydrolipoamide acetyltransferase, which translates to MPINITMPALSPTMEEGNLSKWLVKEGDKVSSGDVLCEIETDKATMEVESVDEGVVAKLVVPAGTEGVKVNALIAILAADGEDVAAAASGGGAAAPKAEAPKTEAPKAEVAPAAKAEAAPAAAPAVAQASASSGARTFSSPLARRLAKDAGLDISAVVGSGPHGRVVKKDVETAVAGGGAKPVAAAPASAAASAPAPALAKGPSEEAVLKNFAEGSYELVPHDGMRKTIAKRLQESKQTIPHFYVSVDCELDALLALRAQVNASAPEKDGKPGYKISVNDMVIKALALALRDVPDANVSWTDSNMVKHKHADVGVAVSIPGGLITPIIRSAELKSLSAISNEMKDLGARAKSRKLKPEEYQGGTTAVSNMGMMGVKNFAAVVNPPHATILAIGAGEERVVVKKGQMVVANVMTVTLSTDHRAVDGALGAELLGAFKRYIENPMGMLV; encoded by the coding sequence ATGCCTATCAACATCACCATGCCAGCCCTTTCGCCGACCATGGAAGAGGGCAACCTTTCCAAGTGGCTGGTCAAGGAAGGCGACAAGGTCTCCTCCGGCGACGTCCTCTGCGAGATCGAAACCGACAAGGCGACGATGGAAGTCGAATCCGTGGACGAGGGCGTCGTTGCCAAGCTCGTCGTTCCCGCCGGCACCGAAGGCGTCAAGGTCAATGCCCTGATCGCCATTCTCGCTGCTGACGGCGAGGATGTTGCCGCTGCCGCATCCGGCGGCGGCGCAGCTGCTCCCAAGGCCGAAGCCCCGAAGACGGAAGCGCCGAAGGCTGAAGTTGCCCCGGCCGCTAAGGCTGAAGCTGCACCTGCCGCCGCTCCGGCCGTTGCCCAGGCTTCTGCATCCTCCGGCGCACGCACCTTCTCGTCGCCGCTGGCCCGGCGTCTTGCCAAGGACGCGGGCCTCGACATCTCGGCTGTTGTTGGCTCCGGCCCGCACGGTCGCGTCGTCAAGAAGGACGTGGAAACCGCTGTCGCTGGCGGCGGTGCCAAGCCTGTCGCCGCTGCTCCGGCATCTGCCGCTGCATCCGCACCGGCCCCGGCGCTTGCCAAGGGCCCGTCCGAAGAGGCGGTGCTCAAGAACTTCGCCGAAGGTTCCTACGAGCTTGTTCCGCATGACGGCATGCGCAAGACCATTGCCAAGCGACTGCAGGAATCCAAGCAGACCATCCCGCATTTCTACGTTTCTGTAGACTGCGAGCTGGATGCGCTCCTGGCGCTGCGCGCGCAGGTCAATGCGTCTGCACCGGAGAAGGACGGCAAGCCCGGCTACAAGATCTCGGTCAACGACATGGTCATTAAGGCCCTTGCCCTTGCCCTGCGTGACGTGCCGGACGCGAACGTGTCCTGGACGGATAGCAACATGGTCAAGCACAAGCACGCCGATGTCGGCGTTGCCGTCTCGATCCCCGGCGGTCTCATCACCCCGATCATCCGCAGTGCCGAACTGAAGAGCCTGTCGGCTATCTCCAACGAGATGAAGGATCTCGGCGCTCGCGCCAAGAGCCGCAAGCTGAAGCCTGAGGAATATCAGGGCGGCACGACGGCCGTTTCCAACATGGGCATGATGGGCGTGAAAAACTTCGCCGCCGTCGTCAACCCGCCGCACGCGACGATCCTGGCGATCGGTGCAGGCGAGGAGCGCGTCGTAGTGAAGAAGGGCCAGATGGTTGTCGCCAACGTGATGACCGTCACCCTTTCGACCGACCACCGCGCCGTCGATGGAGCACTCGGAGCCGAACTTCTCGGCGCCTTCAAGCGCTACATCGAAAATCCGATGGGCATGCTGGTCTGA
- a CDS encoding endonuclease domain-containing protein encodes MAWNRENPQPASREAARNAPRLRRSLTDAERRFWTALRKELAEMPDTHFRRQVPIGRYVADFVCLGRRLIIGLDGEIHADPEQRKRDVERDAYLRAQDFRVIRFKNRDVMLDMKTVLKTIAVELGRCTPTPSPSPQGRGVPGGSA; translated from the coding sequence ATGGCTTGGAATCGCGAAAATCCGCAACCAGCCAGCCGCGAAGCCGCAAGGAATGCGCCGCGCCTGCGTCGCTCCTTGACGGACGCGGAACGCCGTTTCTGGACCGCACTTCGCAAGGAGTTGGCGGAAATGCCGGACACGCATTTTCGACGTCAGGTGCCTATTGGTCGTTACGTGGCAGACTTCGTTTGTCTCGGGCGGCGTCTCATCATCGGACTCGATGGTGAGATTCATGCCGACCCGGAGCAGAGGAAACGGGACGTAGAGCGTGATGCCTATCTTCGAGCGCAGGACTTTCGTGTCATTCGATTCAAAAACCGTGATGTGATGCTGGATATGAAGACGGTGTTGAAAACAATAGCTGTGGAGCTTGGTCGATGCACCCCCACCCCTAGCCCCTCCCCGCAAGGGAGAGGGGTACCTGGAGGTTCCGCATGA
- a CDS encoding SGNH/GDSL hydrolase family protein, protein MKTILCYGDSLTWGYDAASVGRHALEDRWSSVLAKALGPDVHIIAEGLNGRTTAYDDHLADCDRNGARILPTILHSHDPIDLVILLLGTNDLKPVIHGTAFGAVQGMERLVELVRHHAWSFDTDSTPEILIVAPPAIRETANEAFAAMFAGTLEQSAMLASLYADLADEKGCGFFDAGSVAETTPLDGIHLDAENTRAIGRGLEPIVRMMLGL, encoded by the coding sequence ATGAAAACAATCCTCTGCTATGGCGACAGTCTGACCTGGGGCTACGATGCAGCCTCTGTCGGTCGGCATGCGCTTGAGGATCGCTGGTCAAGCGTGCTGGCGAAGGCCCTGGGGCCGGATGTCCACATCATCGCGGAAGGCTTGAACGGCCGTACCACCGCCTATGACGATCATCTGGCCGATTGCGATCGCAACGGCGCGCGCATCCTGCCGACGATCCTGCATAGCCACGATCCCATCGATCTCGTGATCCTGCTGCTCGGCACCAATGATCTGAAGCCGGTCATTCACGGCACGGCCTTCGGTGCGGTGCAGGGCATGGAGCGGCTGGTCGAACTGGTGCGGCATCACGCCTGGTCGTTCGACACCGACAGCACCCCGGAAATCCTGATCGTCGCACCACCGGCGATCCGCGAAACCGCGAATGAGGCCTTTGCCGCCATGTTTGCCGGTACGCTGGAACAATCGGCGATGCTGGCTTCGCTCTACGCAGATCTGGCTGATGAGAAGGGCTGCGGCTTCTTCGATGCCGGCTCTGTTGCTGAAACAACGCCGCTCGACGGCATTCATCTCGATGCGGAAAATACCCGCGCCATCGGACGCGGCCTCGAGCCGATTGTCCGCATGATGCTCGGGCTTTGA
- the lpdA gene encoding dihydrolipoyl dehydrogenase, which produces MAENYDVIIIGSGPGGYIAAIRAAQLGLKVACVEREHLAGICSNWGCIPTKALLRSADVLHSAQHAKNYGLTLEGTIKPDLKAIVARSRGIAERMNGGVGFLFKKNKVDIIWGEAKLTKPGEIVVSKTTKPAQQPQAPLPKNAKGEGTYTAKHIIIATGARPRALPGIEPDGKLIWTYFEAMKPEEMPKSLLVMGSGAIGIEFASFYRTMGVDVTVVEVMSQVMPVEDPEISAIAKKQFEKQGMKILLDAKVTKVEKAANSITAHVEKKDGSVEKITADRMISAVGVQGNIENLGLEALGVKTDRGCIVIDGYGKTNVPGIYAIGDVAGPPMLAHKAEHEAVICIEKIAGLPNVHPMDKLKIPGCTYCNPQVASVGLTEAKAKAEGREVRVGRFPFVANGKAIALGEDQGLVKTIFDKKTGELLGAHMVGAEVTELIQGFVVAMNLETTEEDLMHTIFPHPTISETMKESVLDAYGRALNA; this is translated from the coding sequence ATGGCTGAGAATTACGACGTCATCATCATCGGTTCCGGTCCCGGCGGCTATATCGCAGCGATCCGTGCGGCCCAGCTCGGCCTGAAAGTCGCCTGCGTCGAGCGCGAGCATCTGGCCGGCATCTGCTCCAACTGGGGCTGCATACCGACCAAGGCGCTGCTGCGCTCTGCCGACGTGCTGCACAGCGCCCAGCATGCCAAGAACTACGGCCTGACGCTGGAAGGCACGATCAAGCCGGACCTGAAGGCGATCGTCGCCCGCTCGCGCGGCATTGCCGAGCGCATGAACGGCGGCGTCGGCTTCCTGTTCAAGAAGAACAAGGTCGATATCATCTGGGGAGAGGCCAAGCTGACCAAGCCCGGCGAAATCGTCGTGTCAAAGACGACAAAGCCCGCGCAACAGCCGCAGGCGCCTCTGCCGAAGAACGCCAAGGGCGAGGGCACCTATACCGCCAAGCACATCATCATCGCCACCGGCGCCCGTCCGCGCGCGCTGCCCGGCATCGAGCCGGATGGCAAGCTGATCTGGACCTACTTCGAGGCGATGAAGCCGGAAGAAATGCCGAAGTCACTACTGGTCATGGGCTCGGGCGCCATCGGCATCGAGTTTGCGTCCTTCTACCGCACCATGGGTGTCGATGTGACGGTCGTCGAAGTCATGAGCCAGGTGATGCCGGTCGAGGACCCGGAAATCTCGGCGATCGCCAAGAAACAGTTCGAAAAGCAGGGCATGAAAATTCTGCTCGATGCCAAGGTGACGAAGGTCGAAAAGGCTGCCAACTCTATCACCGCCCATGTCGAAAAGAAGGACGGCTCGGTCGAGAAGATCACCGCTGACCGGATGATCTCGGCTGTCGGCGTGCAGGGCAATATCGAGAACCTCGGCCTTGAAGCCCTCGGCGTGAAGACCGATCGCGGCTGCATCGTTATCGACGGTTATGGCAAGACCAACGTTCCCGGCATCTATGCGATCGGCGACGTCGCCGGCCCGCCGATGCTGGCCCACAAGGCCGAGCATGAAGCGGTCATCTGCATCGAGAAGATCGCCGGCCTGCCGAACGTGCATCCGATGGACAAGCTGAAAATCCCCGGCTGCACCTATTGCAATCCGCAGGTCGCCTCTGTCGGCTTGACGGAAGCGAAAGCCAAGGCCGAAGGCCGCGAAGTCCGCGTCGGCCGCTTCCCCTTCGTCGCCAACGGCAAGGCGATCGCGCTTGGCGAGGATCAGGGTCTCGTCAAGACGATCTTCGACAAGAAGACCGGTGAGTTGCTCGGCGCCCACATGGTTGGCGCAGAAGTCACCGAGCTCATCCAGGGCTTCGTCGTCGCCATGAACCTGGAGACGACGGAAGAAGACCTGATGCACACCATCTTCCCGCATCCGACGATTTCGGAGACGATGAAGGAAAGCGTGCTGGATGCCTACGGGCGTGCACTGAACGCTTGA
- the lipA gene encoding lipoyl synthase, with amino-acid sequence MVTILDRTNNIDDAKRVRHPEKAHKPDTEMLRKPEWIRVKAPVSKGYQETRSIVKEHKLVTVCEEAGCPNIGECWDKKHATFMIMGEICTRACAFCNVATGKPNALDMAEPENVAKAVKQMGLSHVVITSVDRDDLADGGAEHFEKVIWAIRAASPLTTIEILTPDFLKKPGALERVVAAKPDVFNHNMETVPGNYLTVRPGARYFHSVRLLQRVKELDPTMFTKSGIMVGLGEERNEVLQLMDDLRTADVDFLTIGQYLQPTRKHHKVESFVTPEEFKSYETVAYTKGFLMVASSPLTRSSHHAGDDFARLKANREKKLLAAAE; translated from the coding sequence ATGGTCACTATTCTCGACCGCACCAACAATATTGATGATGCCAAGCGCGTTCGCCATCCGGAAAAGGCCCACAAGCCCGACACCGAGATGCTGCGCAAGCCGGAATGGATCCGCGTCAAGGCGCCGGTGTCGAAGGGCTACCAGGAAACCCGCTCTATCGTGAAGGAGCACAAGCTCGTCACGGTCTGTGAGGAAGCGGGCTGCCCGAATATCGGCGAGTGCTGGGACAAGAAGCACGCGACCTTCATGATCATGGGCGAGATCTGTACCCGCGCCTGCGCGTTCTGCAATGTCGCCACCGGCAAGCCGAATGCGCTGGACATGGCCGAGCCCGAAAACGTCGCCAAGGCCGTCAAGCAGATGGGCCTTTCCCACGTCGTCATCACGTCAGTCGACCGCGACGATCTGGCCGACGGTGGGGCCGAGCATTTCGAGAAGGTGATCTGGGCAATCCGCGCCGCGTCGCCGCTGACCACCATCGAGATCCTGACGCCCGACTTCCTGAAGAAGCCCGGCGCGCTGGAACGCGTCGTTGCAGCCAAGCCGGACGTCTTCAACCACAACATGGAAACCGTGCCCGGCAACTATCTGACCGTCCGCCCCGGTGCGCGCTACTTCCACTCGGTTCGTCTGCTTCAGCGCGTCAAGGAACTCGATCCGACGATGTTCACCAAGTCCGGAATCATGGTCGGTCTCGGCGAAGAGCGCAACGAAGTGCTGCAGCTGATGGACGACCTGCGCACGGCCGACGTCGATTTCCTAACCATCGGTCAGTACCTGCAACCGACCCGCAAGCACCACAAGGTCGAGAGCTTCGTTACGCCCGAAGAATTCAAGTCCTATGAGACTGTCGCCTACACCAAGGGCTTCCTGATGGTGGCATCGAGCCCGCTGACCCGCTCCTCGCACCACGCCGGCGACGATTTCGCCCGCCTCAAGGCGAACCGCGAGAAGAAGCTTCTGGCCGCCGCCGAGTAA
- a CDS encoding AAA family ATPase produces MARYLDTLDQAADILQSAERILLIGCSGSGKSTLATALAKRFGLTYISMDREVFWMPGWTPRPRAEALDRLRAFVDEPRWVIDGTSPGTLPLRLPRTDILIWLRPPRRISLYGVISRWWKFRGRTRPEMADGCPERVTIEFLRYIWNFEKTQTPEIEAALEKSGTDVPLIVLKSRAMNERLLALVTGRD; encoded by the coding sequence ATGGCGCGCTATCTCGATACACTGGACCAAGCTGCTGATATCCTGCAATCAGCCGAACGTATCCTCCTCATCGGCTGCTCCGGCAGCGGCAAGAGCACTTTGGCAACAGCGCTCGCGAAGCGTTTCGGTTTGACCTACATCTCCATGGATCGCGAAGTTTTCTGGATGCCCGGCTGGACGCCGCGCCCGCGCGCTGAGGCACTTGATCGCCTGCGCGCCTTCGTGGACGAACCCAGATGGGTGATAGACGGCACCAGTCCCGGCACGCTTCCACTGCGCCTACCGCGCACCGATATCCTGATCTGGCTGCGCCCCCCACGTCGCATTTCGCTTTACGGCGTTATTTCCCGCTGGTGGAAATTCCGCGGCCGCACGCGGCCTGAAATGGCGGATGGTTGCCCGGAACGCGTGACCATTGAGTTTCTCCGCTACATCTGGAATTTCGAGAAGACGCAAACACCCGAAATCGAAGCGGCACTGGAAAAGTCCGGCACCGACGTACCCCTCATCGTGTTGAAATCCCGCGCGATGAACGAGCGCCTACTTGCACTTGTAACCGGTCGCGATTAG
- a CDS encoding type II toxin-antitoxin system RatA family toxin, with protein sequence MPQFETRRPVKHSAEQMFDLVADVERYPEFLPLCEALTVRSRKERDGKVLLVADMTIGYKAIRETFATQVLLNRAERVIDVKYIDGPFKYLDNRWRFEDADEGGSNVHFFIDYEFRSRILGALMGSMFDRAFRMFAEAFEKRADAIYASA encoded by the coding sequence ATGCCTCAATTCGAAACCAGACGCCCCGTCAAGCACTCCGCCGAGCAGATGTTCGATCTCGTCGCCGATGTGGAGCGCTATCCCGAGTTCCTGCCGCTCTGTGAAGCATTGACCGTTCGCTCCCGCAAGGAACGCGACGGCAAGGTGCTTCTGGTTGCCGACATGACGATCGGCTACAAGGCGATCCGCGAAACCTTCGCCACACAGGTTCTGCTCAACAGGGCAGAGCGCGTGATCGATGTGAAATATATCGATGGCCCCTTCAAGTATCTCGACAATCGCTGGCGGTTCGAAGATGCGGATGAGGGCGGCTCGAATGTGCATTTCTTCATCGACTATGAGTTCAGGAGCCGGATTCTCGGTGCACTGATGGGGTCGATGTTCGACCGCGCGTTCCGCATGTTCGCAGAAGCCTTCGAAAAGCGCGCCGATGCGATCTACGCCTCAGCTTGA
- a CDS encoding CinA family protein has product MWPRDIEEQAYSIIHDFTARGLMIATAESCTGGMIAGALTEIPGSSAVIDRGFVTYSNEAKMRMIGVSSETLKAYGAVSRETAIEMANGALAGSRADVSIAVTGVAGPGGGSIEKPVGLVHLAAARRDGKVFHREMRYGDIGRQGVRLATLRTALEILIEAGAFT; this is encoded by the coding sequence ATCTGGCCGAGGGATATCGAGGAACAGGCTTATTCCATCATCCACGATTTTACGGCCCGTGGACTGATGATCGCCACAGCCGAATCCTGCACTGGCGGCATGATCGCCGGTGCGCTCACGGAAATCCCCGGCTCCTCCGCCGTCATCGACCGCGGCTTCGTCACCTATTCCAACGAGGCGAAGATGCGGATGATCGGCGTTTCGTCGGAGACGCTCAAGGCCTATGGCGCAGTCTCGCGGGAAACGGCGATCGAAATGGCGAATGGGGCTCTGGCGGGCTCGCGAGCAGACGTCAGCATCGCCGTAACGGGTGTTGCCGGCCCGGGCGGCGGCTCGATCGAAAAACCGGTCGGCCTTGTGCATCTGGCGGCGGCCCGGCGTGATGGCAAGGTGTTTCATCGCGAGATGCGGTACGGCGACATCGGGCGTCAGGGCGTGCGGCTTGCAACGCTGCGGACGGCGCTGGAAATACTGATCGAGGCAGGAGCTTTCACGTAG
- a CDS encoding bifunctional 2-C-methyl-D-erythritol 4-phosphate cytidylyltransferase/2-C-methyl-D-erythritol 2,4-cyclodiphosphate synthase, which translates to MRTKEEISCGVVIVAAGRGERAGAPEEGPKQYRLIGGRPVICHTLEAFATWAVEASRKLVFVVVIHPDDEALFEKARQLLSPGLDLTVVHGGSTRQLSVLAGLRALSLRAPSHVMIQDAARPFVDNALLERCHDALSVGHDAVLPAIAVADTLKRAGADGLVSETVPRTGLFGAQTPQCFRFASILPAHEEAARSARTDFTDDASIAEWAGMPVTLVEGSPDNFKLTTKRDIAMADQILNRTALPDIRTGNGYDVHQLVEGDGVTLCGIFIPHDQKLLGHSDADVALHALTDALLATCGAGDIGDHFPPSDPQWKGAASRIFLEHAAKIVRERGGVIMNADISLIAEAPKVGPHRNKMRENLADMLSISLDRCSVKATTNEKIGFVGRREGIAAIATATVAFGG; encoded by the coding sequence ATGCGAACAAAAGAAGAAATTTCCTGTGGTGTCGTCATCGTGGCGGCGGGACGCGGCGAAAGGGCCGGCGCCCCCGAAGAAGGTCCCAAGCAATATCGGCTGATCGGTGGTCGGCCTGTTATCTGCCACACGCTTGAAGCTTTTGCGACATGGGCTGTGGAGGCGTCCCGGAAGCTTGTCTTCGTTGTGGTCATTCATCCCGACGATGAAGCCCTGTTTGAAAAGGCGCGCCAGCTTCTTTCCCCCGGCCTTGACCTGACCGTCGTGCATGGCGGCTCGACACGACAGCTTTCGGTGCTGGCGGGCCTCAGGGCACTTTCATTGCGCGCACCAAGCCATGTGATGATCCAGGATGCAGCCCGCCCGTTCGTAGACAATGCGCTGCTGGAGCGATGCCACGACGCCCTTTCTGTCGGTCACGATGCGGTTCTTCCCGCCATCGCCGTCGCCGATACGCTGAAGCGGGCCGGTGCCGATGGCCTGGTTAGCGAAACGGTTCCCCGCACCGGACTTTTCGGTGCCCAGACGCCCCAGTGTTTCCGCTTTGCGTCGATCCTGCCGGCGCATGAAGAGGCGGCCAGATCCGCGCGTACCGACTTTACCGATGATGCCTCTATCGCTGAATGGGCCGGAATGCCCGTGACGCTGGTCGAGGGATCGCCGGATAATTTCAAACTGACGACCAAACGGGATATCGCCATGGCCGACCAGATACTCAACCGTACCGCCCTGCCCGACATCCGCACCGGCAACGGTTACGACGTGCATCAGCTCGTAGAGGGTGATGGCGTCACGCTTTGCGGTATTTTCATTCCGCATGACCAGAAGTTGCTCGGCCATTCGGATGCCGATGTCGCCCTTCACGCCTTGACCGATGCCCTGCTTGCGACCTGCGGCGCCGGCGATATCGGCGACCATTTTCCGCCGTCCGATCCGCAGTGGAAGGGTGCAGCCTCCCGCATTTTCCTTGAGCACGCAGCAAAGATCGTGCGCGAGCGTGGTGGCGTTATCATGAACGCGGACATCTCGCTGATCGCCGAAGCGCCGAAGGTCGGGCCGCATCGGAACAAGATGCGGGAAAACCTCGCCGATATGCTGAGCATCAGCCTCGACCGATGCTCGGTGAAGGCGACCACCAACGAGAAAATCGGTTTCGTCGGAAGGCGCGAAGGCATCGCCGCGATTGCAACAGCGACCGTGGCTTTCGGGGGATAG
- the dusB gene encoding tRNA dihydrouridine synthase DusB, with translation MCLKDNQLPLLALSSPFQVGGVAFRNRIVLAPMSGVTDLPFRQLAWRFGAGLVVTEMVASRELVGNASESWARLKGVGIRPHMVQLAGREAHWMAEAARIAADHGADIIDINMGCPAKKVIGGYSGSALMRDPDHALSLIEATVGAVSVPVTLKMRLGWDENSINAPEIARRAEAAGVQMITIHGRTRMQFYNGRADWDAIRAVRDTISVPLVANGDVETEADAHEILRRSGADAVMVGRSTQGRPWHAGVLAGAVKHPNLEEVARIIAEHYSMMLEFHGAEAGLRHARKHIGWYLDRFAPGLAGASKAEIMTSTDPGAVLSKVTAAIAEGEGAAETDIAA, from the coding sequence ATGTGCCTGAAAGATAATCAATTGCCATTGCTGGCCTTGTCATCCCCGTTTCAGGTTGGGGGAGTTGCGTTTCGAAACCGCATCGTGCTCGCGCCGATGTCGGGCGTCACGGACTTGCCGTTTCGCCAGCTTGCCTGGCGCTTTGGCGCCGGCCTCGTTGTGACCGAGATGGTAGCGAGCCGCGAGCTCGTCGGCAATGCCTCGGAGAGCTGGGCTCGCCTGAAAGGCGTGGGTATAAGACCTCACATGGTGCAGCTCGCGGGACGCGAGGCCCATTGGATGGCGGAGGCTGCGCGCATCGCTGCCGACCATGGAGCCGATATCATCGACATCAATATGGGTTGCCCGGCAAAGAAGGTGATAGGCGGCTATTCCGGCTCGGCGCTGATGCGCGATCCCGATCACGCTCTTTCGTTGATCGAGGCCACGGTCGGTGCCGTTTCCGTACCTGTGACGCTGAAGATGCGGCTTGGCTGGGACGAAAACTCCATCAATGCGCCGGAGATCGCGCGCAGGGCGGAAGCGGCTGGCGTGCAGATGATCACCATACACGGGCGCACGCGGATGCAGTTCTACAATGGGCGCGCCGACTGGGATGCGATCCGTGCAGTGCGCGACACCATCTCCGTGCCGCTGGTTGCCAATGGCGATGTAGAAACTGAGGCGGATGCTCATGAGATCCTGCGTCGTTCGGGTGCTGATGCGGTGATGGTCGGTCGCTCAACGCAGGGGCGGCCCTGGCATGCGGGCGTCCTGGCCGGGGCAGTCAAGCACCCCAATCTCGAAGAGGTCGCCCGGATCATTGCCGAGCACTATTCGATGATGCTCGAATTCCACGGTGCGGAGGCCGGTCTTCGCCACGCGCGCAAGCATATCGGTTGGTACCTCGATCGGTTCGCGCCAGGGCTTGCGGGAGCATCCAAGGCGGAGATCATGACCTCGACAGACCCGGGAGCCGTGCTCTCAAAGGTGACCGCAGCCATCGCTGAAGGCGAGGGTGCGGCGGAAACGGATATCGCAGCATGA
- a CDS encoding two-component system sensor histidine kinase NtrB produces MSNEIRDEERKGINSLPMAVLNAIQNPVILVNEKGLVAFANWEAEAFFGASANYLAKHDISNFIPFGSPLLTLIDQVRERRAAVNEYRVDLSSPRLGADKLVDLYVAPVLSEPGSVVIVFQERSMADKIDRQLTHRAAARSVTGLASMLAHEIKNPLSGIRGAAQLLETSVDDEDRALTRLICDETDRIVSLVDRMEVFSDERPVDRHPVNIHSVLDHVKAIAKAGFARNIRITENYDPSLPPVYANRDQLVQVFLNLVKNAAEAVGNRPEGEIMLTTAYRPGIRLSVAGTREKISLPLEFCVHDNGPGVPADLVEHLFDPFITTKTNGSGLGLALVAKIIGGHGGIVECDSQAHRTTFRVLMPASKGNSAEDTAPMSIKGQS; encoded by the coding sequence ATGAGCAACGAGATACGTGACGAGGAGCGAAAGGGGATCAACTCCCTGCCGATGGCCGTGCTCAATGCTATCCAGAACCCGGTCATACTCGTCAACGAGAAGGGCCTCGTCGCCTTCGCCAACTGGGAGGCCGAAGCCTTCTTCGGGGCGAGCGCCAACTATCTGGCAAAGCACGACATCAGCAATTTCATCCCCTTCGGTAGCCCTTTGCTGACGTTGATCGATCAAGTGCGCGAGCGTCGTGCAGCCGTGAACGAATATCGTGTCGATCTCAGCTCGCCCCGCCTCGGTGCAGACAAGCTGGTCGATCTCTATGTGGCGCCGGTGCTTTCGGAGCCGGGCTCGGTCGTCATTGTCTTCCAGGAGCGATCGATGGCCGACAAGATCGACAGGCAACTCACGCATCGTGCTGCAGCGCGCTCGGTGACCGGTCTTGCCTCAATGCTCGCACATGAAATCAAGAACCCGCTTTCCGGCATCCGGGGCGCTGCTCAGCTTCTGGAAACGTCTGTCGATGACGAGGATCGGGCCCTGACCCGGCTGATTTGCGACGAGACGGATCGGATTGTATCCTTGGTGGACCGTATGGAGGTTTTCTCCGACGAGCGCCCGGTCGATCGGCATCCGGTCAATATCCACTCGGTACTCGACCATGTGAAGGCCATTGCGAAGGCTGGATTCGCCCGCAACATCCGCATCACCGAAAACTACGATCCCTCGCTTCCGCCGGTCTATGCAAACAGAGACCAGCTTGTGCAGGTATTTCTCAATCTGGTGAAGAACGCAGCCGAGGCGGTCGGCAACAGGCCAGAGGGCGAGATCATGCTGACGACGGCCTATCGGCCCGGTATCCGCTTGTCCGTCGCAGGCACGCGCGAAAAAATCTCGCTTCCGCTCGAATTTTGCGTCCACGACAATGGGCCGGGCGTGCCGGCCGACCTCGTGGAACATCTCTTCGATCCGTTCATCACCACCAAGACGAATGGATCTGGCCTTGGTCTTGCTCTGGTCGCCAAGATCATCGGTGGCCACGGCGGCATCGTTGAATGCGACAGCCAGGCCCATCGCACCACATTCCGCGTTCTGATGCCGGCATCCAAAGGCAACTCGGCAGAGGACACAGCACCCATGAGCATTAAAGGACAATCCTGA